The genomic segment TCGAGTACATCGAGATGTTCTACAACCCGAAGCGCAAGCACACGAACAACGGCATGCTGTCGCCCGTTGACTTCGAAACTAGGCGGCAGAAACTGAACGAGGCAGGTGTCTAGGAAACATGGGGCTATTCAGTTTGGTTGCGGGGGCGTACAACCAACGATACCTGCGATTGGTCGAACGCCAGATCCCCAAGCTCGCAGAGCAATGTAACTCGTTGTCGTCGTTTGGAAAACCCGATTTTCGAACCACACACACCTCGCATTTAACTCCAGAGGTTGGTCAGCCCCCAAAGGGCACGAGGTTTGTTCCCACGGTTGACGGTGGGCTCCATTCGCTGGAATGGAATGAAGCATTCATTATGGGACAAGTGCGTCACGGCTGCGCCACGACCACGCACTCCATCCGCGCAATAATAATGTGGGATAGCCCGCCACTGATGGTGTGGATGGCCCGACCCACAGCATCGCATTGTGCCCGGATGGGTCTGGATACAGCGCCCCGAAAGGAGCCGTCCATAGAACAACGATCCTCAACATCGAGCGCCTGCTTGCTTCTGCTTAAAACCTGCCAGACGCCGCGCGACCAGTGTTGTGGACAGGCTGGCGGCACAGTTCCGGGGCACGCAGGATTAGATCGAGGACCTGGCCCCACGGATCGGCGAGGTGCACGCCGGTGACGCGCTTGCACGCCGTCTGGCAACGGTGCCCGGGGTCGGCGCGATCTCGTCCAGAGCCTTCGCCGTGACGATACCAGACGTGAGCTCCTTCAGAAGCGGTCGCGATTACGCAGCCTTGCTCGACGTGACGCCCCGGTCCCATTCGAGCGGCGCAAGGGAAGGCTGGGACGGATCCCGAAGGCCGGCAACTGCCACCTCGATACCCGGGCGCCATGGCGAGGATCCCGTCCGCTGATCTGCCGCGCCTCTCGGCTGATCAAGGCGGCTTAGCGAGTTGCGGGAACGTAGGGCGCGACACTTGGCGGCCACAGGCTCAGAGCCAGGTCGAAGACTCGATTGACGTTCTGCGAGATGACTGCTAGTAAGTGTTCGATCACTAACTAATTGATGCCGGATGATGCGAAAATCAGCAGACATGCGCAAGGCCGAGATCGTCGCGACCGTTCTCGAGATGGCTGACCGGATCGGCCCGGATCGGGTGACCACAGCTGCGGTTGCAGAACGGATCGGGGTGACCCAGGCGGCGCTGTTTCGGCACTTCCCATCCAAGGCAGAGCTATGGGCAGCCGTCGCCGAACAGGTCACCGACACGCTCGCGACGGCTTGGGGGGCGGCCCTCGAAGATGTGTCGGATCCGCTGGAGCGGGTGCGGGCGTTGGTGGCGGCGCAGCTTGCGGTGATTGCGCGCACGCCGGCGATCCCGATGCTTCTGTTCTCGCGCGAATTGACGATCGAGAATGAGGTGCTGCGCGGCGCCTTCCAGGAACGCCTCGGCGCATTTCACGAAATGCTTGCGGCGGACCTCGCTGCGGCTCAGGCGCAAGGACGGATCCCGGCCGAACTCGTGCCGCGTGATATCGCCCATCTGCTGAGCTCGCTTGTCCAGGGTGCCGCGATCAGATGGGCCCTCGGGGAGCGCAAGACATCCATGGAAGAAACGGGGCTGGCGCTGCTCGATGTGCAGTTGCGCCTGCTGCAACGGCAGGAAGGATCGCGGAGAGATGCGTAGGAGTTGGTTTGTCCTCGGTGTCGCTGCAATAGCGCTGGCGGGGGGGCTCTGGGGGATGCGCCAAAGACCGCTGCCGGTGCAGGTGCTCGCGCCGCAGACGGACCTCACGCTTCGGATTTATGGTCTTGGAAATGTCGAGGCGCGTGTGCTGAGCGCCGTTGGTTTCGAGCTCGGTGGCGCGGTGCAGAGCTTGTCCGCCGATGCGGGGGATCGTGTTGCGGCCGGGCAGGAACTGGCCGTGCTGCATTCCGAGGAGCAACAGGCTCGCGTTCTCCAGGCCGGGGCCGGGGTGGCCGCCGCGCGCGCGGCGCTCGCCAAGGCGGAGGCTGCTCTGCCCCGGGCTCAGGCGGTTCTGTCGCAGCGAGAAGCGGCCAATGCGCGCCAGCAGGAACTGGCGCGCGCCGACCGGGCCTCGAAGCAAAACGCTGAGGAGGCACAGCGTGATCTCGATGTCGCGCGCGCCGATCTCGCGGTGGCGGAGGCCGAGCTGATGGTGCTGCGCGCGCAACTGGCCGAGGCAGACGCGAACTTGCGCTCGGCCCACACGCTTCTCGATCAGCACGCCCTCACCGCGCCCTATGACGCCCTGATCATTGCGCGCAAGGCCGAGGCCGGGACCGTGGTCAAGGCGGGGGACACGATCTTCAGCCTGATTGATCCGCAAACGATCTGGATCCAAGCCTATATCGACGAAGAGCGCGCGGGGCAGCTTGCGCTGGGGCAACGGGGAAGCATCCGTCTTCGCTCGCGCCCGCAGCAGGCGTTTCACGGGGAAATAGCGCGTATCGGATTGGAGAGTGACCGCGTCAACGAGGAGCGCAAGGTGTGGCTCACCTGTTCCGACTGCCCCGCCGAAATGTATCTTGGCGAACAGGCTGAGGTCTTGGTCGCCATCGGTCATCGAGATCGGGCCCTGATGGTGCCAGAGGTCGATATCGCGGGTTTCGATGGCGCCTCGGGAACGATCTGGATCACGCAAGATGGTGCGCTCGCACGGGCAAAGGTGCAGTTCGGGGCGCGTGACGATTTGGGG from the Rhodobacter xanthinilyticus genome contains:
- a CDS encoding efflux RND transporter periplasmic adaptor subunit — encoded protein: MQVLAPQTDLTLRIYGLGNVEARVLSAVGFELGGAVQSLSADAGDRVAAGQELAVLHSEEQQARVLQAGAGVAAARAALAKAEAALPRAQAVLSQREAANARQQELARADRASKQNAEEAQRDLDVARADLAVAEAELMVLRAQLAEADANLRSAHTLLDQHALTAPYDALIIARKAEAGTVVKAGDTIFSLIDPQTIWIQAYIDEERAGQLALGQRGSIRLRSRPQQAFHGEIARIGLESDRVNEERKVWLTCSDCPAEMYLGEQAEVLVAIGHRDRALMVPEVDIAGFDGASGTIWITQDGALARAKVQFGARDDLGRAEVTGGLPDGAKVISPVPKGAVEGRKVRIEAGA
- a CDS encoding TetR/AcrR family transcriptional regulator, producing the protein MRKAEIVATVLEMADRIGPDRVTTAAVAERIGVTQAALFRHFPSKAELWAAVAEQVTDTLATAWGAALEDVSDPLERVRALVAAQLAVIARTPAIPMLLFSRELTIENEVLRGAFQERLGAFHEMLAADLAAAQAQGRIPAELVPRDIAHLLSSLVQGAAIRWALGERKTSMEETGLALLDVQLRLLQRQEGSRRDA